The following proteins are encoded in a genomic region of Cucumis melo cultivar AY unplaced genomic scaffold, USDA_Cmelo_AY_1.0 utg001535c, whole genome shotgun sequence:
- the LOC127147406 gene encoding uncharacterized protein LOC127147406 isoform X36: protein MPRTRPQRGASIIQASPSPTSPHIPLSIPARRRGIRGTHQTLPPSKKQSQDISYLHEQARLECTPTPRCKHCPRKPIRASTRHPLSLPAQRSDVALRRNPPTKHKAIARHLVSSRTSPLGVHAHTEVQALSAQAHPSINSTPALTPCPMDKPIVMAKPLHQARSNRKTSPLGVHAHTEVQALSKQNPSKNVNLTSRSHSLPDVGARHSIDFDQTLPPSKKQLQDISYLHEQTRLECTPTPRCKHCPRKPIQASTRHPLSLPAQRSDVALRRNPSTEHKAIARHLVSSRTSPLGVHAHTEVQALSAQAHPSINSTPTLTRRRRPEVALRRRRPPKHMCP from the exons atgccgagaacacgcccgcaacgaggtgcaagcattatccaagcaagcccatcccccacctcaccgcacatcccgctctctatccccgcccgacgtaggggcataaggggcacccaccaaacccttccaccaagcaagaagcaatcacaagacatctcgtatcttcacgaacaagcccgcttggagtgcacgcccacaccgaggtgcaagcattgtccgcgcaagcccatccgagcatcaactcgacacccgctctcactccccgcccaacggtcggacgtggcactccgacgaaacccgcccaccaagcacaaagcaatcgcaagacatctcgtatcttcacgaacaagcccgcttggagtgcacgcccacaccgaggtgcaagcattgtccgcgcaagcccatccgagcatcaactcgacacccgctctcactccctgcccgatggacaagcccatcgttatggccaaacccctccaccaagcacgaagcaatcgcaagacaagcccacttggagtgcacgcccacaccgaggtgcaagcattgtccaagcaaaacccatccaagaatgtcaatttgacatcccgctctcactccttgcccgacgtaggggcccggcattccatcgattttgaccaaacccttccaccaagcaagaagcaattgcaagacatctcgtatcttcacgaacaaacccgcttggagtgcacgcccacaccgaggtgcaagcattgtccgcgcaagcccatccaagcatcaactcgacacccactctcactccccgcccaacggtcggacgtggcactccgacgaaacccatccaccgagcacaaagcaatcgcaagacatctcgtatcttcacgaacaagcccgcttggagtgcacgcccacaccgag gtgcaagcattgtccgcgcaagcccatccgagcatcaactcgacacccactctcactcgccgccggcggccggaggtggcactccgccggcgccgaccccccaagcatatgtgcccatga
- the LOC127147406 gene encoding uncharacterized protein LOC127147406 isoform X26 — MPRTRPQRGASIIQASPSPTSPHIPLSIPARRRGIRGTHQTLPPSKKQSQDISYLHEQARLECTPTPRCKHCPRKPIRASTRHPLSLPAQRSDVALRRNPPTKHKAIARHLVSSRTSPLGVHAHTEVQALSAQAHPSINSTPALTPCPMDKPIVMAKPLHQARSNRKTSPLGVHAHTEVQALSKQNPSKNVNLTSRSHSLPDVGARHSIDFDQTLPPSKKQLQDISYLHEQTRLECTPTPRCKHCPRKPIQASTRHPLSLPAQRSDVALRRNPSTEHKAIARHLVSSRTSPLGVHAHTEVQALSKHAHPALTPCPTVGCGTPAEPFVHQARSNRKLSRLLTNKPAWSARPHRGASIVRASPSEHQLDTHSHSPPAAGGGTPPAPTPQAYVPMMGAMCLKGRRRGIGVPPRPAHAGRSPPYIVHSGFFGSGRLAYEKAEMSHHAINFDCVIIMTGT, encoded by the exons atgccgagaacacgcccgcaacgaggtgcaagcattatccaagcaagcccatcccccacctcaccgcacatcccgctctctatccccgcccgacgtaggggcataaggggcacccaccaaacccttccaccaagcaagaagcaatcacaagacatctcgtatcttcacgaacaagcccgcttggagtgcacgcccacaccgaggtgcaagcattgtccgcgcaagcccatccgagcatcaactcgacacccgctctcactccccgcccaacggtcggacgtggcactccgacgaaacccgcccaccaagcacaaagcaatcgcaagacatctcgtatcttcacgaacaagcccgcttggagtgcacgcccacaccgaggtgcaagcattgtccgcgcaagcccatccgagcatcaactcgacacccgctctcactccctgcccgatggacaagcccatcgttatggccaaacccctccaccaagcacgaagcaatcgcaagacaagcccacttggagtgcacgcccacaccgaggtgcaagcattgtccaagcaaaacccatccaagaatgtcaatttgacatcccgctctcactccttgcccgacgtaggggcccggcattccatcgattttgaccaaacccttccaccaagcaagaagcaattgcaagacatctcgtatcttcacgaacaaacccgcttggagtgcacgcccacaccgaggtgcaagcattgtccgcgcaagcccatccaagcatcaactcgacacccactctcactccccgcccaacggtcggacgtggcactccgacgaaacccatccaccgagcacaaagcaatcgcaagacatctcgtatcttcacgaacaagcccgcttggagtgcacgcccacaccgag gtgcaagcattgtccaagcacgcccatcccgctctcactccttgcccgacggtcggatgtggcactccggccgaacccttcgtccaccaagcaagaagcaatcgcaagttatctcgtctcctcacgaacaagcccgcttggagtgcacgcccacaccgaggtgcaagcattgtccgcgcaagcccatccgagcatcaactcgacacccactctcactcgccgccggcggccggaggtggcactccgccggcgccgaccccccaagcatatgtgcccatgatgggcgcaatgtgcttgaagggtcggcgccgcggcataggggtacccccgcgccccgcccatgcaggcaggtcgcccccctatatagtacattctggcttttttgggtctggcaggcttgcatatgaaaaagccgaaatgtcacaccatgccataaattttgattgtgttattattatgaccgggacttga
- the LOC127147406 gene encoding uncharacterized protein LOC127147406 isoform X33 yields MPRTRPQRGASIIQASPSPTSPHIPLSIPARRRGIRGTHQTLPPSKKQSQDISYLHEQARLECTPTPRCKHCPRKPIRASTRHPLSLPAQRSDVALRRNPPTKHKAIARHLVSSRTSPLGVHAHTEVQALSAQAHPSINSTPALTPCPMDKPIVMAKPLHQARSNRKTSPLGVHAHTEVQALSKQNPSKNVNLTSRSHSLPDVGARHSIDFDQTLPPSKKQLQDISYLHEQTRLECTPTPRCKHCPRKPIRASTRHPLSLPARRTSPSLWPNPSAKHEAIAKTSTLGVHAHTEVQALSKHAHPALTPCPTVGCGTPAEPFVHQARSNRKLSRLLTNKPAWSARPHRGASIVRASPSEHQLDTHSHSPPAAGGGTPPAPTPQAYVPMMGAMCLKGRRRGIGVPPRPAHAGRSPPYIVHSGFFGSGRLAYEKAEMSHHAINFDCVIIMTGT; encoded by the exons atgccgagaacacgcccgcaacgaggtgcaagcattatccaagcaagcccatcccccacctcaccgcacatcccgctctctatccccgcccgacgtaggggcataaggggcacccaccaaacccttccaccaagcaagaagcaatcacaagacatctcgtatcttcacgaacaagcccgcttggagtgcacgcccacaccgaggtgcaagcattgtccgcgcaagcccatccgagcatcaactcgacacccgctctcactccccgcccaacggtcggacgtggcactccgacgaaacccgcccaccaagcacaaagcaatcgcaagacatctcgtatcttcacgaacaagcccgcttggagtgcacgcccacaccgaggtgcaagcattgtccgcgcaagcccatccgagcatcaactcgacacccgctctcactccctgcccgatggacaagcccatcgttatggccaaacccctccaccaagcacgaagcaatcgcaagacaagcccacttggagtgcacgcccacaccgaggtgcaagcattgtccaagcaaaacccatccaagaatgtcaatttgacatcccgctctcactccttgcccgacgtaggggcccggcattccatcgattttgaccaaacccttccaccaagcaagaagcaattgcaagacatctcgtatcttcacgaacaaacccgcttggagtgcacgcccacaccgag gtgcaagcattgtccgcgcaagcccatccgagcatcaactcgacacccgctctcactccctgcccgacggacaagcccatcgttatggccaaacccctccgccaagcacgaagcaatcgccaagacaagcacacttggagtgcacgcccacaccgaggtgcaagcattgtccaagcacgcccatcccgctctcactccttgcccgacggtcggatgtggcactccggccgaacccttcgtccaccaagcaagaagcaatcgcaagttatctcgtctcctcacgaacaagcccgcttggagtgcacgcccacaccgaggtgcaagcattgtccgcgcaagcccatccgagcatcaactcgacacccactctcactcgccgccggcggccggaggtggcactccgccggcgccgaccccccaagcatatgtgcccatgatgggcgcaatgtgcttgaagggtcggcgccgcggcataggggtacccccgcgccccgcccatgcaggcaggtcgcccccctatatagtacattctggcttttttgggtctggcaggcttgcatatgaaaaagccgaaatgtcacaccatgccataaattttgattgtgttattattatgaccgggacttga